Genomic window (Rathayibacter sp. VKM Ac-2760):
GTGCTCGGCCTCACTCCGCAACGCCATATTCCCGCCGTTGCAGTATTGTTCCAGCATGCCTGCGGAGATGAGAGAGACGACGTTCTGGATCCTGACCGCGCTCGCCCTCGGGCGGCGACACGGGTACGCGCTCCTGCAGGAGATCGAGGAGCAGTCCGACGGCGGTGTCCGGCTGCGGGTGACCACGCTCTATGCGGCGCTCGAGCGGCTGGAGTCGGACGGGCTCATCACTCCCGACGGTGACGAGCGGGTCGGCGGGCGGGTGCGACGCTACTTCCTTCTCACCGAGGCGGGGCGGGCTGCGCTCGGCACCGAGGCCGCCCGCATGGAGGCGGGCGCGCACCGGGCGCGGCTCAATCTCGGCTCCACTCCGGCCACGGCGCACTGACCGACCGTTCGACGAAGGAGGACCGCATGACGACGAACGAGGACGAGCGGCGCGCCGACCGGTTCCGCCGGGCGCTGCGCTGGTATCCCGCCGCGTGGCGCAGCGAGCACGGCGAGGTGCTGCTGGGCATTCTGCTCGACGAGGCGGAGGAGCGGCGACGGCCCGGCCCCACCGCCGGGCAGCGGATCACCCTCGCCGTCGGCGGCCTGGGTCACCGGTTCCGGGCGGGACCGGGACGGTCACCGGCGACGATCGGGCTGCTGGCGCTCGTCACGGCGTTCTTCGCCTTCTACGTCGCGGTGAACTGGTCTCCCGGGGTCCGCTCTCCGGGGGCGATCGGGCCCTTCACCAATCCCTCCGTCCTCGCCGGGGCCGTCTTCGCGATCGCGCTCTGGCTCGCCGTCGCCGGCCGGACCGGTGCCGCGCGGATCGCCGCTCTGCTCGCCTCCGCGCTCGAGCTGGGCATCGCGCTGCTCGCCGCGGCGGCGGGGTGGCTCGGACCGGGCCTCGACACGGCCGGGCCGATCGCCGTTCTCGGACTGCTGGCCGTGCTTCCGCCTCGCGACCGGAGGACGGCCGCGGTCGCGCTCCTCGCTCCGATCGGTCTGCTCGCCCTCCTGCTCGGCGTCGACGCCCTCGGTGCGACCGTCTTCACGGACGTCCCCGCCGTCCGCGCCCTCGCGCCGCTGCCCGTCATCGCCGCCGTGCTCGTCGCCCTCGCGCTCACTGCTCGCCGCGCCGCCCGCCTCGAGCGGCGGCTGCTCGGCGGCCCGACCCCGGTGGACGGCTGACGACGCCGGCGCCGAGGCGTCCCGGCACGGTCGAGACGTCCTCGTGCTGCGGGACGCCTCGACGGTTCGGGGAAGCCTCGCTGATCCTGAGCGCTGCCGACTGCAGGCCTGCCGTTCAGGACGACAGCAGGACGATCCCCGCGACGACCACGAGCGACGCCGCGATCCGCCGCACCGCCGAGCCCTCCCGCAGCACCAGCGCGCCGAACACCGAGACGAGCACGACGCTCACCTCGCGCAGCGGCGCGACCAGGGCGACCGGGGCGAGCGTGATCGCCTGCAGCACGAGGATGTACGACAGCGGCGAGAGCGCCCCGAAGGCGAGGACGCGCGGCCAGTGCTGCACGAGGACGGCGCGCAGCTCCGCCCGCCGCCCGCGCAGCGGCACGAGGTAGAGCCCGATCTCGAGCAGTGTGCAGCCGACCATGAAGGCGACCGGTGAGAGCCCCCAGGTGCGCAGCGCGTGCGCGTCCCAGATCGTGTAGACCGCGATGGCGACGCCGGTGAGGACGCCGAAGAGGATGCTCGGATCGATTCCCCGCCGATGGGTCGGCTCACTGCCCGGCGGCCGGTCGAGCAGTCCGGTCGCGATCACCCCGGCCACGACGACGGCGACACCCAGTACCGCGAGCGGCGGGATCCGCTCGCCCAGCAGCAGCACGGCGAGCCCGGCGCTGAGGGCCGGCCCGGTCCCCCGCGCGGTGGCGTAGACGGTCGACAGCCGGCCGCGGGCGTAGCCGTGCTGCAGCACCACCATGTAGCCGACGTGCAGCACGCCGGAGACGCCCGCGCCGATCAGCAGGCCCCGGAGCGCATCGGGACCGGAGCCGATCCCGCCGGTGAAGGGGACGACCGGCGCCCAGAGCACCGTGCTGGCGACCGCTCCCCACCAGAGGAACGGCAGACCGAGTCCGCTGACCCGGTGCGCCACGATGTTCCAGGCCGCGTGCGCGACCGCGGCGGAGAGCACGAGGACGAGGACAAGGGTAGACATCTTGCGAACCGTAGCGCACGCCGGCGACCACCGCGCGCCGGCGCGCGATCGTTCATCCGCCCGGTCATCGGCATGGTGGCACGGCGCGCACCCGGGTGAACAGGACCTGAACGTGTCTTCCTGGGTCGGCCGACGTCTTCCGCATAGGTACAGACGTGGTGCGTCCCCGCCGACGCGAAGACCGCCCGGTTCCGCTTCCGCTGCACCGGCCAGAACAGCGCCTTCTGGACCCTCGACCAGGTGGCCCTGAAGCAGTAACGGGCTCGGCGACCCGGCGAGGCCGAGTCTGAAAGTTCACTCGGCTATACATCAGCGTTCACCACGACGGGGGCGGAAAGGGAGTCTGCTGTGAGTGCCCCCTTTCCAGGGGCCTCACCCCAAGGAGATCACGACGTGACACGACTGCTCCACTCCGCCCCCCGCGGACGCTCCGCCCTGGCTCTCACGGCCGCCGCCCTGGTCTGCGGTGCCGCCCTGGCCGCGCCGAGCATGGCCACCGCCGTCGGCGAGGCCGACCTCGGCGCCACCGGCGGCGCCGCCCGCATCTCCCCGGTCGACGCCGACCTCTCCGACTCGCTGCGCGCCGAGATCAAGGATCAGGACGCGAAGAACGTCATCCTCCTGATCGGCGACGGCATGGGCGACTCCGAGATCACCGTCGCCCGCAACTACGAATACGGCGCGGCCGGCCGCTTCCCGGGCATCGACGCCCTGCCGATCACCGGCCAGTACACGACGTACTCGCTCTACCGCGCCGACGACCCCGCCACCGGCGCGGTCAAGGGCGCCCCGGACTACGTCCCCGACTCCGCCGCCACCGGCAGCGCCTGGGCCACCGGCACCAAGACCTACGACAACGCCATCTCGGTCGACATCGACCAGGAGCGCAAGGACACCCTCCTCGAGATCGCGAAGGCCAACGGCCTGAAGACCGGCAACGTCACCACCGCCGAGATCCAGGACGCGACCCCCGCCGTGCAGGCCGCGCACGTCGACGCGCGCAGCTGCTACGGCCCCGACAGCGCCAGCTGCGGGAACGACGCGCTCGAGAACGGCGGACTCGGCTCGATCAGCGAGCAGATCCTCGGCACCCGCGCCGACCTCACCCTCGGCGGCGGTTCCGCGAGCTTCGCGCAGACCGCGAAGGCGGGCGACTGGGCCGGTCAGACCCTGTTCCAGCAGGCCGACGAGCGCGGCTACCAGGTGCTCGGCGACGCGACGACCCCCGCCACGGCCGACCAGCTCGACGCGCTGACCGTCGCCGACCAGGACGCGCCCGTGCTCGGCCTGTTCAACTCCGGCAACCTGCCCGTCCGCTACGCGCCGACCCCGGCGACCGTCGGCGGCGCCGACGCCGCCCCGCAGACCTGCGTCGCGAACCCCTCGCGTCCCGCCGAGCAGCCCACCCTGCGCGCGATGACCGAGAAGGCGATCGACCTGCTCGGCACCGGCGACAAGGGCTTCTTCCTCCAGGTCGAGGGCGCCAGCATCGACAAGCAGGACCACGCCGCGAACGCCTGCGGTCAGATCGGCGAGACCGTCGACCTCGACGAGGCCGTCCAGGCCGCGCTCGCCTTCGCCGAGAACGACGGGAACACCCTCGTCATCGTCACGGCCGACCACGCGCACTCCAGCCAGATCGTCGACTCCACCCCGCCGACCTCGCTCAGCACCGCGCTGAAGACCGTCGACGGCAGCACCATGAAGGTGTCCTACGGCACGGCCGCCGAGGGCGGCTCACAGCAGCACACCGGCTCGCAGCTGCGCATCGCGGCCTACGGACCCGGCGCGGCGAACGTCGCCGGCCTCACCGACCAGACCGACACGTTCTTCACCATCTCGAACGCGCTCGGCCTGGACCGCGACATCCGCAACCTGAGCTTCGGCGCCACCGCCGAGCTCTCCGGGAGCACCTTCGCCCCCGGTGCCCCGATCACGCTGACCGCCGAGGGCTTCGACGGCGACACGCAGCTGATCGGCTCCGCGCCGCTGTTCACCGAGCGCACCGCGACCCGCGACCTCGCCGACGGCGGTCTCACCGCCACGGCGAAGGCACCCTCGACTCCTGGCGACTACAGCGTCACGGTGACGGGCGCCCAGACCGGCAAGGCGATCACGCTCGGCTTCACCGTCACCGAGCGCTGACCCGCGGCGTGCCGGGCGGAGGTGACATCGCCCGGTACGCTCGACGGGATCCGAGAGGGAGGCGCCGAGTGCTGGAGACGATCCTCGAGGCGGTCTCGCTCATCACGCTCCCGCTGGGGCTGCTGTTCCTCTTCGGCGCGTTCGTCGGGCTGCTGATCGACGGGCGCTGGTCGACGACCACCGCTTACCTCGAGGAGGGGCCGCCCCGAGCGCTGCACTGGGTGACCCGCGCCGGCGAGGTGCGGTCGCGGCCGCTCGTCGACGACGGTCCGCTGACCCCGGATCCGCTGACTCCCGTGGGCTCGGACCAGCGCGAGGTCTACTACCGCGAGGAGGACCCGGAGCGGATCCGGCTGCACCGCCACTCGGACCCGGTGCGGGCACTGCGGCTGACCGGCCTCATCCTGCTCGGCACAGGCGTCGTCTTCGGCATCGCCTCGACGGCCCTGGCACTCCTCGCCCCCTGACGCGCCTCCCCCCCCTGGTCGAGCTCCGCCGAGGCGTCCCGCAACGGTCGAGGCGTCCACCAGCACCGGGACGCCTCGACCGTTCGAGGACGCCTCGCCCTCTTCCTGCTGGTCGAGGAGCCGGCAGGCTCAGCGCCAGTGGGCGAGCGTCGCCTCCATCAGCAGGCGGGCGCGGGAGAGCTGACCGCGCACCACGGTCGCGCTGACGCCGAGCTCGGCGCCGATCTCGTCGTAGCTGAGCTGCCGCAGCTGGCGCAGCTCCCAGCAACGGCGCTGGAGGACGGGCATCCGGTCGAGCACGGCGCGGGCCTCGGCGACGAGGGCCGCACGCTCCGAGACCGCGGTCGGGCTGTGATCGAGCGAGGCGGGCAGGTCCTCCTCGAGCTCCGCGCGGGACTGGTGGTCCGTGGAGCGGAGCCGGTCGTAGCAGCGGCGGCGCAGCGTGGTCAGCAGCCAGCCGACGATCGTCTCGCCGTCGATGACGCTGTCCATGTGCGTCCACGCGGCGAGGAAGGTCTCCTGCACCACGTCGTCCACCTCACTGCTGGCGCGGAGGAGGCGCAGCGCGCAGGCGCGCAGCAGCGGGCCGTGCCGGCGGACGATCTCGGCGAACGCGCGGTCGTCGCCGGACGCCGAGCGGATGACGAGCAGCCGGTCGGAGTCGGGCGCGAGCAGCGGCAGCGCGGGCGCGGTGGTGGACGGGACCGCCTGCGGCGCGCGGACGGCGCGGGACGGGCGGAGAGGGGCGGTGGTGATGAGCATGCGGGCTCCGGTCGACGAATCAATGTGTACGCATCATTCGGAACACTGCCCGGAACGGATGCCTCTCCGCTCGGGCTTGACGCGGGATGACGGACGGGGTGTCACGCAGCCGCGGAGCCGACGTGCCGCGCCCGCGCCCGCCCGAGTCCGCTCCCGGGTCCAGAATCGTGCGGGTCACCGGAGCGAGGTGGCGTGGGAGCGGAGGTCGGATCGTGAGGTGGCTGCCCGGCGTCGTGCTCCTGGTCCTGGGCACTGCTCTCGCCGTCGTCGCCGCGCGCCTCGTGCTCGCCGCGGGCGTGGTGGCGGATCGCGACCGGACCGGCGGCGGTGTCGACCCGGTGCTGATCGTCCTGATGCTCCTCGGAGTCGGCGCCGCGCTGGCCGGGCTGCACCGGCTCTTCCGGTGCTACGAGCGGTGGCGGGACTCCCGCTGACGGTTCGCTGGCAGAGGGCTCGGACCGGCGCGGGACGGCGGTCGTCGGCGCGAGAGTGACGGGATGACGACGACACCCGCCCCCGCCCCCGCCGGCGCCCCCGCCGGCCCCCGCACCGCCCTCCTCGTCGGCGCCTCCCGCGGACTCGGTCACGCGCTCGCCGCGGAGTTTCTCGCCCGCGGCTGGAACGTCATCGGCACCGTGCGCGATCCGGAGCGCCGCACACCCCTGCACGAGCTGCGGGACGAGGCCGGCGACCGCCTCCGGATCGAACGGCTCGACATCACCGACGCTGAGCAGATCCGAGAGCTCCGGGAGCGCCTCGACGGCCGCTCCCTCGATCTGCTCTTCGTCAACGCCGGGACGACGACGAGCGAGGACACGCCCATCGGCGAGGTCTCGACCGAGGACTTCGTCGATGTCTTCGTCACGAACGCGCTCAGCCCGCTGCGGGTGATCGAGACCCTGCAGGACCTCGTCACGGACGACGGCCTGATCGGCGCGATGTCCTCCGGGCAGGGCAGCATCGCGAACAACACCGGCGGCGGGCGCGAGGTCTACCGGGGCAGCAAGGCGGCGCTCAACCAGTTCCTGAAGAGCTTCGCGACCCGCCAGGCCGGCACCGGCCGCGCGATCGTCCTGATCGCTCCGGGCTGGATCCGCACCGCTCTCGGCGGCGACGACGCCCCGTTCACGATCGAGGAGAACGTCCCGAAGGTGGTCGACGTGCTGCTCGGCCGGCTCGGCACCCCCGGCCTCGCCTACCGGGACTTCCGCGGGGACGTGGTCCCCTGGTGACCCCGCGCTTCTCTACGCTCGGGGGGTGCGCTCTCCTCGTCTTCTCCAGCAGGTCGTCGGCAAGCTGAGCGGGCAGCGCCCGGCGGCACCGGTCAGCCGGCGCTCGCAGCGCGCGGTCCTCGCCGAGCAGACCGTGCGCGGCGTGCTCGAGCTGGCGGTGCGGCTCGGCGAGACGCTGCTCTCGCTCGGCTCCGCCGCGGCCGAGGTGACGGAGACGATCCAGCGGGTCTGCCGCGCCTACGGCATCGAGGTGCAGGTCGACCTCACCTTCACGTCGATCCTGGTCGTGCACGACGGGAGCGACGACTCGCCGAGCGTGAGCGTGCTGCGGGTGGTCGCGTCCCGCAGCGCTGACTACGAGCGGCTCGCCCGGGTGACGGCGCTCGTCACCGCCATCACCGAGGAGTCGCCGGAGGTGCGGGTCGCCGACACGGTCGACTCCGCCACCGCCCGCGACGAGGCGCGGCACCAGTTCGAGGCGGCGCACGAGCGGCTCGACGCGATCCTGGTCCAGCCGCACCGCTACCGGCGCGGCGTCGTCACCCTGACGCTCGCGGTGATGGCCGCGGGTGTCGCGATACTGCTCGGCGGCGGGCCGCTCGTCGTCCTGCTCGCCGCGCTGACGGCCGCCGCGATCGACTCCGTCAATCAGCTCCTCGGCCGCTGGGGCCTGCCCGCGTTCTTCCAGCAGATCGCGGGTGCCGCGCTCGCGACGGGAGTGGCGGTCCTGCTGCTCGCGGTGGTGCCGCAGCTGCCGGTCGAGTTCGCGGTGCTGCCGCCGGCCCTCGTGGTCGCGTCGGGTGTCGTCGTGCTGCTGGCCGGGCTCTCCTTCGTGGGCGCCGCGGACGACGCGATCAACGGCTTCCCGATCACGGCGGGCGGCCGGCTGCTCGAGGTGGGGCTGCTCACCCTCGGCATCGTCGTCGGCATCGCCGCGGTGCTCGACGGGGCGCGGACCCTCGGTGTGGAGCTGGTGCTCGTCGACTCCTACGCGCGGCCGTGGCCGGCGAGCGTGCAGGTGCTCGGCGCCGGGATCGCGGCCGGGGCGTGGGCGCTCTCGTCGCACACTCCCCCGCGGCCGGCGCTCGTCGCGGCCCTCACCGGCGCCGGCGCCTGGGTCGCCTCCGACGCGCTGATCGGGCTGGGCGCCGCACCGCTGATGGCCAGCGCCGTCCCCGCGATCGTGATCGGCGTCCTCGGCGAGACGCTGGCCGACCGCTGGCGCGTGCCCGCGGTCGTCACGACCGCCTGCGGCATCGTGCCGCTGCTCCCGGGACTCACCCTCTACCGCGGCGTGCTCGATCTGACCTCGGGGCGTGGACCCGAGAGCGGCATCGAGCAGCTGCTCCAGGCGGGCATGATCGCGATCGGCCTCGCGGGCGGCGTCACCCTCGGGCGCATCGCCTACCGCCGGCTGCGCACGCCGGTCGTCCGGGCGGTGGCGCCGGTCCGGGCGCGCCGCTCCCCGCGTCCGGAGCAGGCGCCGACCCTCGAGGAGCCGCTCGCGCGGACGGGCACGATGCCGATCATCAGCACGATCGGGGTGACGGAGCCGACGGAGGACGACCTCGCCGGCGGGGCCGCCGCCGCGAAGGACTGACGCCCGGGCGTCACCTGCTGTCGATGCGGCCGATCGTTCCCTTCTCGAGGAAAGCCGTCCGCGCCGTCGCCCAGCTGTCCGCGTCGACGCCGAGCGCCGTGCGGAGGTAGGCCGTGGTCAGCTGCTGGATCGCGGCCAGGCGTGCGGGATCGGCGTCCGTCGTCTCGGCCACCTCCTCGCCGACGATGCCGCCGAGCGAGTGCTCGCCGCCGTGCAGGGTGAGCAGGTCGGTCGCGCCCGGGCTCTGCGCGTAGGCGTCGGTGAACCAGTCCGGCCCGCGCCGGGACAGCCTCGACCGATCGTGGTCGCCCGCGACGACCAGGGTCGGCGTGCCGAGCTGCGCGAAGGAGGGGCGGAGGAAGGGAAACGCCGCCTGCGCGAACGGCTCGAGGTCGTCGCCGGCGACGCCCGTCGCGGCGAGGAGGACGCCGGCGCTCACCCTGCTGTCCGAGCGGTCCGCGCTGAGCGAGCCGTCCTCTCCGACGATCCGGGCGCCGAGCAGCGTCTGTGCCGTCTGCGCGCCCCAGGAGTGCCCGGCGACGGCGACGCGGCTGCGATCGACCCGGCCGGCGAGACCGGGCACGGCCGCCTCGAGGACGTCGAGCCGGTCGAGCACGCGGGTGAGATCGGCGATCCGCTCCTCCCAGATCGACGGGAAGACGGGGTGGTCGAAGCCGAAGCCGTGGCGCCGGGAGTCGAGGTGCGTCGGCTGGATCACGACGAAGCCGCGCGAGGCCCAGAACGCGGTGAGCGGCGCGTAGCCGTCGTGGTTCCAGCCGTTGCCGTGCGAGAAGAGCACGACGGGCAGGTCCGAGCCGGTGACCGGGGCGGAGATCCGCACTGTGAGCGGGACGGGGCGGCCCGGAGCGTCGAGCTCGACGGGGGCGACCGAGACGACGGGGAGTGCATCGGGGAGTGCATCGGTGAGGGTGGTGAAGACGGTGCTGGTCGCGCTGGTGCTGGTCATGCTGGTGCCTTCCGGTCCTCGCTCTGCGATACTGCTTATCGGAGCGACGTTCCGCAACGATACGGAGCGCTGTTCCGTTAAGCAAGCGGAGTGTTCGGAGGAGGACCAGCAGTGACGGATCATGGCGGCACCGGCTCGGCGGTCCCGCGCGTCGGCCGCCCCCGGCGCGACTCGCAGGCCCTGCTCGACGCGGCCGCGGCGGTCTTCGTCGAGTCCGGCGTCGATGCCCCGGTCCGCGAGATCGCGACCCGCGCCGGCGTGGGCACGGGCACGATCTACCGGCACTTCCCCACCCGGGCCGACCTCGTGGGCGCCGTCTACCGGCACCAGGTCGAGGCCTGCGCCGAAGCCGGACCGCGACTCCTCGCCGAGCGCGACTCCCCCGAGGCGGCATTGCGCGAGTGGCTGGCGCTGTTCGTCGACTTCCTGGTCACCAAGCACGGGCTGCCCGATGCACTGCAGGGCGACGGCGCCGGCTCCGAGGCCCTGCACGCCTTCTTCGTCGACCGGCTGGTGCCCGTCTGCGGGACGCTCCTCGAGGCCGCGGTCGGGCCGGCCGCTCCGCCCGTCGAGGCGTACGGCCTGCTGCGCGGCATCGGCAACCTCTGCATCGGCGGAGCGGGCGACCCGCGCTACGACGCGGACGCCCTCGTGCAGCTGCTCGTCACCGGTGTCCTGGCGCGCGGCGGGTCCTGAGGCGCGCGGTCCGAGGCGCGGTCGCCTCAGTCGCCGAAGCGGGTCTCCTTGTGCGGGGCGCCGGTGCGGTCGTAGGTGGTCCAGACTCCGACCTGGCGCCCGCGATCGAACGACCCGCTGCGCAGGCGGGTGCCGTCCAGGCGGAACCACTCCCAGTAGCCGTGCAGCTCGCCGTCGAGCGTGGCGCCGCGAGCGCGGAGGCTGCCGTCGCGGTGCAGGACCTCCTGCGGGTCCGGGTCGGTCATCGGTCTCCTCCGCGGTCGTGCTGTCGCATGCCGCATCGTCGCACGCCGGATCGTCGCACGCCGAGCCGTCGAACGCCGCGCCGTCGTACGCCGCGGCGGTGACGGGTCGGGCGGTGCTCTCGGCCGGCTGCGCTTGGATGGACGGATGAACACGCTCATCGTCGCCGCCCATCCCGATCAGGACTCGCTCACCCTCGCGCTGGCCCGACGGCTCGTGCAGGAGCTGCAGCCGGCCGAGCTCGCCGATCTCGCCGCGGACGGCTTCGACCCGCGCTTCGGTGCGGCCGACCGGCACAGCTACCGCGTCGCCGGCGAGTACCCGGCCGACGTCGCGCGCGAGCAGCGCCGGCTCGACGCCGCCGAGCACCTGGTGCTGGTCTTCCCCGTCTACTGGTGGTCGATGCCGGCACTTCTGAAGGGCTGGGTCGACCGCGTCTTCGTCAACGGCTGGGCCTTCGAGATCGACCCGGCCGGCGGGATGCGCCGGAAGCTCGGCGGGCTGACCGTCCACCTCCTGCCGATCGCCGGCGACAGTGCCGGGGTCTACGAGCGGCACGGCTACGAGCAGTCCCTGCGCACCCAGATCGAGCACGGCATCGTCGACTACTGCGGCGCGGTGCGCGGCACGACGGCCTTCGTGCACGACTCCGAACAGGAGGACGCCGCCGCCCGCGCGGAGAGCATCGACGCCGCGATCGCGGCGATCGCGCGCGCCGTGCGCGTCCCGGCGCCGCAGAGCGCCCCGCCGGGCGAGTAGCCCTCCTCCTTTCTGGTCGAGTAGCCGCCTCCGGCGGAGTGCTTGCTGGTCGAGTAGCCGCCTCCTCCTTGCTGGTCGAGTAGCCGCCTCGGCGGCGTATCGAGACCCACTTCGTCCGGACGCCCGGGAGCGAGCCTCCTCCCCAGCTCCCGATCGCCCGCGTTGTCCCCGAACCGCCCGGGGCGCCGTTCGCATGTCGGTGGCCCCTGCTTGGATACTCGTATGTCAAAAGATGAGGATGCAGCAGCACTAGCGGAGGTGCGCGACTGCTTCGACGACTCCGCCGCCGACGAGCGCTCCACCTCCCCGACGCGCCTCCGGGCCGCGGAACGCCTGCACCGCGGCTACCGGCTCGCGCTGACCATCCCGGAGGCGTTCGCCCGCGGCGCGTCCCGCAGCGAGACCCGCGACCTGGTCGAGCGCTCCATCCGAGCCGAGCTCGCGGTGGCGTACAGCCTGTCCGAGCGGGAGGTGTCCCGCCGCCTCGAGATCGCGCAGATGCTGATGGAGCACCTCCCCTTCACCCGTGCGCTGCTACGCGACGCGAAGATCCTGTGGGAGGTCGGCGAGGCGATCTGCAGAACCGCGAGCAGTCTCCCCGAAGCCTCCCGCACGGCAGTCGACGAGCGCGCGGCCGACGCGGCGTTGACCATGACCACCGCGCAGTTGCGTCGCGCCCTGACCCGCTGGCGAGAGGAGCTGCACGAGCAGCCGCTCGCCGAGCGGCACGCACGCGCGAAGGAAGACCGCGCCGTCTGGGTCACCCCCGACGTCGACGGCATGGCGACGCTGTGCCTGCACGCTCCCGCCCCGACGGTGACGGGCGCGTACGACCGGCTGCGGCGCATCGCCCGGACTCTTAGGGACGAGGGCGATCCGCGCACCCTGCAACAGCTCAGCGCGGACGCGGCGATCGATCTGCTCTGCGGCGGCGACATCGCCGGCACCACGCCCGACGCGAAGCACCGGCCGGACCCGACGTTCGTCCCGGGCATCCGCGCCGAGGTGCGCCTCACGCTCGCCGCGTCCACCGCTGTCGGCCTCGACGACGCTCCCGCGGACCTCGACGGCTACGGTCCCGTCCCCGCGGAGATCGCCCGGGAGCTGATCCGCACTGCCGCGTCGTTCACGCGGGTCCTCACCGATCCGGACACCGGCGCCGTCGTCTCCGTCGGCCGCACCTGGCGCGTCCCACCCCCGCAGATGCGCCTGCACCTCCAGCTCCGGGACCAGACCTGCCGCTTCCCCGGCTGCACCCGCAGCGCATCGACCAGCGAGGCGGACCACACCCGCGAGTGGCGCAACGGCGGCGAGACCTCGCTCGAGAACCTCGTCTCGCTGTGCACGTCCCACCACCACGTCCGGCACGGCGACCAGTGGAGCTACGACAGGGACGACGAGGACGGGTCCATCACCTGGACGACCCCGACCGGACGGCGGATCAGCACTCGGCCACCGCCGCTCCCGGGGCGACCACCCGACCCGCCGCCGCGACCGCGCTTCGTCGACGTGCCGCCGCCGTTCTGACCGTGGTGGATCCCGATACGCCCGCCGAGCGGGCTCCTCGATCAGCAGGAGCTCGCGGCGGTCCTGCGCGCCGTCCGGGAGGATGGGCTCCACCATGATCAGCACGTTCCTCGTCGAGCACGCCGCCCTCGTTCCGCCGGCCTTCTGGATCGCGGTCGCGCTCGTCGCGGTGCTCGCCCTCCTCCTCCACCGCCGTCGCGCGCGCCGGGCGCTGCTGGTGCTCGCAGCCCTCGCCTTCGCCGGCGGGATCGGGCTGACGATGTTCCCGCCCGACGGGGTGTCTCCCGTGTTCTGCACGGTGCAGTTCTCCGTCCCGTTCGACGGGATCGACACGCTCGCGAACGTGGCGCTCCTGCTGCCGGGCACGCTGCTGCTCGGGGTGGCGCTCGGCCGCCCGCTCGCGGTCGCGGCGGCGGTCTCGGGGCTGTCGGCGCTGATCGAGCTGGTCCAGGCGA
Coding sequences:
- a CDS encoding PadR family transcriptional regulator translates to MRETTFWILTALALGRRHGYALLQEIEEQSDGGVRLRVTTLYAALERLESDGLITPDGDERVGGRVRRYFLLTEAGRAALGTEAARMEAGAHRARLNLGSTPATAH
- a CDS encoding RNA polymerase sigma factor, whose protein sequence is MLITTAPLRPSRAVRAPQAVPSTTAPALPLLAPDSDRLLVIRSASGDDRAFAEIVRRHGPLLRACALRLLRASSEVDDVVQETFLAAWTHMDSVIDGETIVGWLLTTLRRRCYDRLRSTDHQSRAELEEDLPASLDHSPTAVSERAALVAEARAVLDRMPVLQRRCWELRQLRQLSYDEIGAELGVSATVVRGQLSRARLLMEATLAHWR
- a CDS encoding TetR/AcrR family transcriptional regulator; this encodes MTDHGGTGSAVPRVGRPRRDSQALLDAAAAVFVESGVDAPVREIATRAGVGTGTIYRHFPTRADLVGAVYRHQVEACAEAGPRLLAERDSPEAALREWLALFVDFLVTKHGLPDALQGDGAGSEALHAFFVDRLVPVCGTLLEAAVGPAAPPVEAYGLLRGIGNLCIGGAGDPRYDADALVQLLVTGVLARGGS
- a CDS encoding SDR family NAD(P)-dependent oxidoreductase, whose translation is MTTTPAPAPAGAPAGPRTALLVGASRGLGHALAAEFLARGWNVIGTVRDPERRTPLHELRDEAGDRLRIERLDITDAEQIRELRERLDGRSLDLLFVNAGTTTSEDTPIGEVSTEDFVDVFVTNALSPLRVIETLQDLVTDDGLIGAMSSGQGSIANNTGGGREVYRGSKAALNQFLKSFATRQAGTGRAIVLIAPGWIRTALGGDDAPFTIEENVPKVVDVLLGRLGTPGLAYRDFRGDVVPW
- a CDS encoding threonine/serine exporter family protein, which translates into the protein MRSPRLLQQVVGKLSGQRPAAPVSRRSQRAVLAEQTVRGVLELAVRLGETLLSLGSAAAEVTETIQRVCRAYGIEVQVDLTFTSILVVHDGSDDSPSVSVLRVVASRSADYERLARVTALVTAITEESPEVRVADTVDSATARDEARHQFEAAHERLDAILVQPHRYRRGVVTLTLAVMAAGVAILLGGGPLVVLLAALTAAAIDSVNQLLGRWGLPAFFQQIAGAALATGVAVLLLAVVPQLPVEFAVLPPALVVASGVVVLLAGLSFVGAADDAINGFPITAGGRLLEVGLLTLGIVVGIAAVLDGARTLGVELVLVDSYARPWPASVQVLGAGIAAGAWALSSHTPPRPALVAALTGAGAWVASDALIGLGAAPLMASAVPAIVIGVLGETLADRWRVPAVVTTACGIVPLLPGLTLYRGVLDLTSGRGPESGIEQLLQAGMIAIGLAGGVTLGRIAYRRLRTPVVRAVAPVRARRSPRPEQAPTLEEPLARTGTMPIISTIGVTEPTEDDLAGGAAAAKD
- the phoA gene encoding alkaline phosphatase, which gives rise to MTRLLHSAPRGRSALALTAAALVCGAALAAPSMATAVGEADLGATGGAARISPVDADLSDSLRAEIKDQDAKNVILLIGDGMGDSEITVARNYEYGAAGRFPGIDALPITGQYTTYSLYRADDPATGAVKGAPDYVPDSAATGSAWATGTKTYDNAISVDIDQERKDTLLEIAKANGLKTGNVTTAEIQDATPAVQAAHVDARSCYGPDSASCGNDALENGGLGSISEQILGTRADLTLGGGSASFAQTAKAGDWAGQTLFQQADERGYQVLGDATTPATADQLDALTVADQDAPVLGLFNSGNLPVRYAPTPATVGGADAAPQTCVANPSRPAEQPTLRAMTEKAIDLLGTGDKGFFLQVEGASIDKQDHAANACGQIGETVDLDEAVQAALAFAENDGNTLVIVTADHAHSSQIVDSTPPTSLSTALKTVDGSTMKVSYGTAAEGGSQQHTGSQLRIAAYGPGAANVAGLTDQTDTFFTISNALGLDRDIRNLSFGATAELSGSTFAPGAPITLTAEGFDGDTQLIGSAPLFTERTATRDLADGGLTATAKAPSTPGDYSVTVTGAQTGKAITLGFTVTER
- a CDS encoding EamA family transporter; its protein translation is MSTLVLVLVLSAAVAHAAWNIVAHRVSGLGLPFLWWGAVASTVLWAPVVPFTGGIGSGPDALRGLLIGAGVSGVLHVGYMVVLQHGYARGRLSTVYATARGTGPALSAGLAVLLLGERIPPLAVLGVAVVVAGVIATGLLDRPPGSEPTHRRGIDPSILFGVLTGVAIAVYTIWDAHALRTWGLSPVAFMVGCTLLEIGLYLVPLRGRRAELRAVLVQHWPRVLAFGALSPLSYILVLQAITLAPVALVAPLREVSVVLVSVFGALVLREGSAVRRIAASLVVVAGIVLLSS
- a CDS encoding chlorophyllase gives rise to the protein MTSTSATSTVFTTLTDALPDALPVVSVAPVELDAPGRPVPLTVRISAPVTGSDLPVVLFSHGNGWNHDGYAPLTAFWASRGFVVIQPTHLDSRRHGFGFDHPVFPSIWEERIADLTRVLDRLDVLEAAVPGLAGRVDRSRVAVAGHSWGAQTAQTLLGARIVGEDGSLSADRSDSRVSAGVLLAATGVAGDDLEPFAQAAFPFLRPSFAQLGTPTLVVAGDHDRSRLSRRGPDWFTDAYAQSPGATDLLTLHGGEHSLGGIVGEEVAETTDADPARLAAIQQLTTAYLRTALGVDADSWATARTAFLEKGTIGRIDSR